From Spiroplasma endosymbiont of Amphimallon solstitiale:
AAGTTCAAAAAAAAGCACTGACATATAAAAAAATAGAACAAAATGGATATAAATTAGAAATTATATATCCATTTTATCTTGATTTTTTAAAATTTTTAATTTAAGAAGCTAAAATTTCTGTTTGTTGATTAGTATGTTTTTTAAATTCAGAACTAGCTTTAAATTTAGGTGCTTTAGAAGCACTAATTACAATAGATTCACCAGTTTGGGGATTGCGACCTGTTCTTGCTTCACGAATAATAGTTTCAAATATTCCAAATTTTGGTATATTAATTTTACCACCATTTGCAACTTCAACTTTTATCTCTTCAAAAAATAAATCAATAATATTAGTCGCTAAGGCAATTGTGACGTCAGACTTTTGCGCCACTATCTTAATAATTTCTGTCTTTGTTTTAGAATTACTTTTTGCCATAAAAGATTTCCTCCTAATGTTTTAAGAATTATAATTATAATGTCTATTATAGATATTATTATAACTACGTTATCTTCAAACCAATTTAAAAATGTTACTGGTCTGTAATCAAATTATATAGTAACATTTTATAAAGTGAACCATAAAATGTATTTTTTTCTAAAAAAATGATAGAATTACTTTAATTAAGTAACGTTTTTCTTTTATTATTTGTTTTTATAATTTTTTATGTTAAGATTTGTTGGTTATTAAAATATATAAAATTGGTTTTTAAAACCTAGAATTGCGAAATTTTATATGGATATTCAACAAGATTTTTATATTAAAAAGGTTTTTTATGCTTGTTATGTGAAAAATATAGTATTACCTATTTCATTTTTAACTAATATAGGAAATAAAAAAGGTAAATGTTATGTTGGTAATAAGCAAAAATTGAGAAATAGTACTGTTCGTACTAAAATTAATTTAATTCAAAAAGCATTACATAATTTTTATAATAGTAAAATGTTAAGTTTTGTTACTTTAACTTATAAAGATAATATGCAAGATATTAAAAAAGCAAAAAAAGATATTGGTTTATTTTTTATTAAATTACAAAAATTATGAAATGACCCTAAACGTTTTTCGCATTTAGGAGAATTAAAATATTTTTATGTTTATGAGTATCAGTCTCGTGGTGCTATACATTTTCATATAATTTTCAATAGAAAGATACATAAAAGTATGTTAGCAGAATGATGAACTCATGGTTTTAATGATTTAATGGTAGTTAAAAAAGGTACTAATGAATTTGTTATTAAATATTTAGGAAAGTATGTTACAAAAGCAATAGATGATATTAAGTCTTTAAATCAAACAGATGTAGGTGTAAAGGCTTATGCTTTTAGTCGTAATTGTAAAAATCCTATCGTGGTTCGTGGTATTAAGAAATTAACAATTGGAGATATAATTAAAGCAAGTTTTAATTCTACAAATGTATTTTATTTTAAAACTCAAAGAGAGATAGTAATGGTAATACTGTTATGATTGGTGGTATTATTGAAAGTACTGTTGTAAATGATTATTTTAAAGAGTATGAAGATTACGAAAGATATGTATATTTAAGTGCTTTAT
This genomic window contains:
- a CDS encoding HU family DNA-binding protein, with amino-acid sequence MAKSNSKTKTEIIKIVAQKSDVTIALATNIIDLFFEEIKVEVANGGKINIPKFGIFETIIREARTGRNPQTGESIVISASKAPKFKASSEFKKHTNQQTEILAS
- a CDS encoding rolling circle replication-associated protein, whose protein sequence is MKNIVLPISFLTNIGNKKGKCYVGNKQKLRNSTVRTKINLIQKALHNFYNSKMLSFVTLTYKDNMQDIKKAKKDIGLFFIKLQKLWNDPKRFSHLGELKYFYVYEYQSRGAIHFHIIFNRKIHKSMLAEWWTHGFNDLMVVKKGTNEFVIKYLGKYVTKAIDDIKSLNQTDVGVKAYAFSRNCKNPIVVRGIKKLTIGDIIKASFNSTNVFYFKTQREIVMVILLWLVVLLKVLL